DNA from Plectropomus leopardus isolate mb unplaced genomic scaffold, YSFRI_Pleo_2.0 unplaced_scaffold63859, whole genome shotgun sequence:
CTGCAGCACTGCAGCCACtcagctgctgtctctgtccCCTCAGGTGCAGGTCCTCACCCCAAAGCCCTATCTGGACGTCTGGTCAGCGCCATCTGGTGGCTGTTTGCTGTGCTGCTCCTGGCCAGCTACTTCAGCAACTTCAGCTCCATGCTGCACTCCAACCACAAACACGTCTCCATCGAGAGTTTCGAGGACCTTGCCAACCAGGATGTGATTGACTATGGCACCTTGGAGGCTGGATCCACCATGCTCTTCTTTAAGGCACATTCATCAATCATTACAGCTGATTCATAATGTCAGAGACAGGCTCATAGAATTGAATGGAAAAACATATTCTCTTGCACGCTCAGAATATAGCGCTGAGCATGTGAGATGATTAACacgtttttttctattttgcattgttttgctaCCCAGCATTCCACCAACCCTCTGCACCAGCGTATGTACCAGCACATG
Protein-coding regions in this window:
- the LOC121939861 gene encoding probable glutamate receptor, yielding MLHSNHKHVSIESFEDLANQDVIDYGTLEAGSTMLFFKHSTNPLHQRMYQHMERKKSFVSSTQEGVRRSQEGNFAFIGEAVSLDLAVARFCNLCRSQEVIAMR